Proteins encoded by one window of Fusarium graminearum PH-1 chromosome 1, whole genome shotgun sequence:
- a CDS encoding DNA repair protein RAD5, translated as MEQPLGDMSPWHPDNHMDPEPPTKRRRFLADPDEASSDPVAHDSSPLPPSKRFFENEDETVPKTERLETIDEKPNNASPKSSSTELPTSQQEPSPSFDQETFETFIGDKVSEDVLSAIRSNCGNNIERAVNMYFDGTYKKFMKKSTRPAPPRPAASSSRTPNVSGERTIPIQTSKRMPNERYIGAFGVEGWATRSGTNLLKHGDIVKIERQKRAPPPTKSKGKAGPVTPSRGFGAPRRQDVVVRFTTQSGTEVGRLAREAANWVSALIDEKICRFEGTVVYAPERLRTNDTIFLQLRCSLLNSAFFSRPFQLADDRSAAFFNQNETNDEKTLRMRQVALVKLFQEINLHPTLTNSATKDGRKGLLQAAEQDEEKQKEVKKSDGNGTNNTKEANSSQSSDTEDGEELEQDQLDALYKKAQSFDFNTPEAEPADTFAMTLRKYQKQALHWMMAKEKDEKSHREPLMHPLWEQYEWPLKDVDENDLPQIEGQSKFYVNPYSGDLSLDFPVQEQHCLGGILADEMGLGKTIQMLSLVHTHRSEVALEARQSVVARSNVNQLTRLGKNSESILDAPCTTLVVAPMSLLSQWQSEAEKASKDGTMKTELYYGNEKSSNLQALCCASNAANAPDLVITSYGVVLSEFSSLAARNGDKSFHNGLFSLRFFRIIIDEAHHIKNRSSKTSKACYEISATHRWALTGTPIVNKLEDLFSLVRFLGVEPWNNFSFWRTFITVPFESGDFMRALDVVQTVLEPLVLRRTKDMKTPDGEPLVLLPPKQIEIVNVELSETERDVYNYIFNKAKRTFSQNVEAGTVMKAFTTIFAQILRLRQSCCHPILVRNRDIVADEVEAGAAADAAAGLADDMDLESLITSFTAVTDKASKESNQTFGAHALEQIRDEAENECPLCFEEPMNDQTVTGCWHSACKKCLLDYIKHQTDKAEVPRCFSCREPINKRDLFEVVRHDDDSDMMSKKPRISLQRVGVNASSAKVVALMSELRALRREHPKMKSVVFSQFTSFLSLIEPALTRANIKFLRLDGSMAQKARAAVLNEFTEKKGFTILLLSLRAGGVGLNLTSAGRVFMMDPWWSFAVEAQAIDRVHRMGQEAEVQVKRFVVKESVEERMLKVQERKKFIATSLGMMNDEEKKLQRIEDIKELLS; from the exons ATGGAGCAGCCTCTTGGAGATATGAGTCCTTGGCATCCAGATAATCATATGGATCCTGAACCTCCGACCAAAAGACGAAGATTTCTTGCCGACCCCGACGAAGCTTCCTCCGACCCAGTCGCTCATGACAGCTCCCCGCTACCGCCATCAAAACGGTTCTtcgagaatgaagatgaaacAGTCCCAAAAACCGAACGATTGGAAACAATAGATGAGAAACCGAACAATGCATCACCTAAATCATCTTCCACGGAGCTTCCGACGTCCCAGCAAgagccatcaccatccttcGACCAGGAGACTTTCGAGACTTTCATTGGCGATAAAGTCTCAGAAGATGTTCTTTCTGCGATCAGAAGCAATTGCGGAAATAATATCGAGCGAGCCGTGAATATGTATTTTGACGGAACATACAAAAAGTTTATGAAGAAATCGACACGGCCGGCACCGCCAAGACCAGCTGCCAGTTCAAGTCGTACCCCGAACGTCTCTGGCGAACGAACAATCCCCATCCAAACATCCAAAAGAATGCCAAACGAACGATACATAGGAgcttttggagttgaagggTGGGCGACACGAAGTGGGACAAATCTACTTAAACATGGCGACATTGTTAAGATCGAGCGACAAAAGCGAGCACCTCCACCTACAAAATCCAAAGGGAAAGCTGGGCCCGTCACTCCTTCGAGGGGTTTTGGGGCTCCGAGGCGACAGGATGTAGTTGTGCGCTTTACTACTCAAAGTGGCACCGAAGTCGGGCGGCTGGCAAGAGAGGCAGCGAACTGGGTCTCAGCTTTGATTGACGAGAAAATATGCAGATTTGAGGGGACTGTCGTATACGCTCCCGAACGACTTCGAACAAACGATACGATATTTCTTCAGTTGCGCTGTTCATTGCTCAACTCTGCTTTCTTCAGCCGACCGTTTCAGCTCGCTGACGATCGGTCGGCTGCCTTCTTTAACCAAAATGAGACAAATGATGAGAAAACACTTAGGATGCGACAAGTGGCCTTGGTTAAGTTATTCCAGGAGATCAACCTTCATCCTACCCTGACAAATTCTGCAACGAAAGATGGCCGCAAGGGGCTGCTCCaggctgctgagcaagacgaggagaaacaaaaggaagtcaagaagtCAGACGGAAACGggaccaacaacaccaaggaagcGAACTCATCCCAATCCTCTGATacagaagatggagaggagtTGGAACAAGATCAGCTCGATGCGCTTTACAAAAAGGCTCAGTCGTTCGACTTCAACACCCCAGAAGCGGAGCCAGCAGATACCTTTGCCATGACACTTCGTAAATATCAGAAGCAGGCGCTACATTGGATGATGgccaaagaaaaggacgAAAAAAGTCATCGAGAGCCATTAATGCACCCGCTTTGGGAACAGTACGAGTGGCCAttgaaggatgttgatgagaatgacttGCCACAAATTGAGGGGCAGTCCAAGTTTTACGTCAACCCCTACTCTGGCGACCTGTCGCTTGACTTCCCAGTACAGGAACAGCACTGTCTCGGCGGTATACTTGCCGACGAAATGGGTCTCGGTAAAACAATTCAAATGCTCAGCTTGGTTCATACGCATAGATCCGAAGTCGCTCTTGAAGCTCGACAATCAGTTGTCGCACGCTCAAACGTGAATCAACTCACAAGACTAGGCAAGAACTCAGAGTCGATTCTTGATGCGCCGTGTACAACATTGGTGGTCGCACCCATGTCGCTGTTGTCCCAATGGCAGAGCGAAGCCGAAAAGGCTTCCAAGGATGGAACGATGAAAACTGAGTTATACTACGGCAACGAAAAGTCTAGCAATCTGCAAGCACTCTGCTGTGCATCTAACGCGGCCAATGCTCCGGACTTAGTCATCACCAGTTACGGTGTTGTTCTGTCCGAGTTCAGTAGCTTGGCTGCTAGGAACGGGGACAAGAGCTTTCACAACGGACTCTTCTCACTAAGGTTCTTTCGCATCATTATCGACGAAGcacatcacatcaagaacaggtcatccaagacatcaaaagCGTGCTATGAGATCTCGGCCACCCATCGATGGGCTCTGACTGGAACTCCTATCGTAAACAAGTTGGAAGACTTATTTAGTCTTGTCAGGTTCTTAGGTGTGGAACCTTGGAACAACTTTTCGTTCTGGCGAACCTTCATTACAGTGCCTTTTGAATCTGGAGACTTCATGCGAGCCTTGGATGTCGTGCAAACGGTTTTAGAGCCTCTTGTGCTCCGACGTACAAAGGACATGAAAACGCCCGATGGCGAGCCGCTTGTGCTCCTACCACCAAAGCAAATTGAGATAGTTAACGTGGAACTCTCGGAGACGGAACGAGACGTCTATAattacatcttcaacaaggcGAAACGAACATTCTCTCAGAATGTCGAGGCAGGGACTGTGATGAAGGCCTTCACTACCATCTTTGCCCAAATTCTGCGTCTTCGACAGTCATGCTGCCATCCTATTCTTGTCCGCAACCGTGACATTGTGGCAGATGAAGTAGAAGCCGGAGCGGCTGCCGATGCAGCGGCGGGACTTGCAGATGACATGGACCTTGAGTCGCTCATCACTTCGTTCACAGCAGTAACAGACAAAGCTTCAAAAGAGTCAAACCAGACCTTTGGAGCTCATGCACTGGAGCAAATTCGTGATGAGGCCGAGAATGAATGTCCCTTGTGTTTCGAGGAGCCCATGAACGACCAGACCGTGACTGGCTGTTGGCATTCGGCGTGCAAGAAGTGCTTGCTTGATTATATCAAGCACCAAACTGATAAGGCAGAAGTACCCCGATGTTTCAGCTGTCGCGAACCCATAAACAAACGAGACCTGTTTGAGGTTGTCCGCCACGACGACGATTCTGATATGATGTCTAAGAAACCCAGGATCAGCCTACAGCGAGTCGGCGTCAATGCTTCTTCTGCAAAGGTGGTTGCGTTAATGTCTGAACTGCGAGCTCTAAGACGGGAGCACCCCAAGATGAAGTCTGTGGTATTCTCTCAGTTCACATCTTTCCTCAGCCTTATCGAGCCTGCACTCACACGTGCAAACATCAAGTTTCTTCGACTAGATGGATCGATGGCCCAAAAAGCTCGAGCCGCTGTACTTAACGAGTTCACTGAAAAGAAAGGGTTCACGATACTTTTGCTTAGCTTACGCGCTGGTGGTGTCGGGCTGAACTTGACGAGCGCTGGACGAGTGTTTATGATGGATCCCTGGTGGAGCTTCGCCGTCGAGGCTCAAGCCATAGATCGAGTGCACAGGATGGGCCAAGAGGCGGAAGTACAGGTAAAGAGATTTGTGGTTAAGGAAAGTGTAGAGGAGCGGATGTTGAAGGTCCAAGAGCGAAAGAAGTTCAT TGCCACTTCTTTGGGtatgatgaatgatgaagagaagaagctccagcGTATTGAAGACATCAAGGAGCTGCTGAGCTGA
- a CDS encoding dihydroxy-acid dehydratase, whose product MADQVTHDPKQSSDYIPFPCLPPGGALNRWSTKITREHDYPGAQAMLYGAGVKDQHTMKNAPQVGVATVWWQGNPCNTHLLDLGQIVKNSIEKEGMIGWQFNTVGVSDAITMGGEGMRFSLQTREIIADSIESVTCAQHHDANISIPGCDKNMPGTVMAAARHNRPFIMIYGGTIRKGHSNLLEKPINISTCYEASGAFNYGRLHAKTNPGEPGRESSDVMDDIEKHACPGAGACGGMYTANTMATAIEAMGLTLPGSSSYPAESPEKRRECERAAQVIRTTMEKDLRPRDIMTRASFENALVLTMILGGSTNGVLHFLAMANTADVPLTIDDIQRASDRTPFLADLAPSGKYYMEDLYKVGGTPSVIKMLVARGLLDGSIMTITGKTLAENVADWPSLDPGQDIIRPLENPIKDSGHIRILKGNFAPGGAVAKITGKEGLSFTGKARVFNTEKELNGALNRSEIKQSDGNLVVIVRYEGPKGGPGMPEQLKASAAIMGAGLSNLALVTDGRYSGASHGFIVGHVVPEAMVGGPIALVKDGDEITIDAINNRIDVDITDEEMEKRRSEWKPPAPRVTRGVLAKYARLVGDASHGAVTDQW is encoded by the exons atggcggaCCAAGTCACTCACGATCCCAAGCAGTCAAGCGACTACATCCCCTTCCCTTGCCTTCCTCCCGGCGGAGCTCTCAACCGTTGGTCTACAAAGATCACCCGCGAGCATGACTACCCCGGAGCTCAG GCTATGCTCTACGGAGCTGGTGTCAAGGACCAGCACACAATGAAGAACGCGCCCCaggttggtgttgctacCGTCTGGTGGCAAGGAAACCCGTGCAA TACCCATC tccttgatcttggccagatcGTCAAGAACTCCATCGAGAAGGAAGGCATGATCGGCTGGCAGTTCAACACCGTTGGTGTATCTGACGCCATCACCATGGGCGGCGAGG GCATGCGCTTCTCTCTTCAAACTCGAGAAATCATTGCTGATTCTATCGAGTCCGTAACCTGCGCCCAGCATCATGACGCCAACATCTCCATTCCCGGCTGTGACAAGAACATGCCCGGCACAGTCATGGCCGCCGCTCGTCACAACCGCCCCTTCATCATGATCTACGGCGGTACCATCCGCAAGGGCCACTCCAACCTCCTTGAGAagcccatcaacatcagcacctgCTACGAGGCCTCGGGTGCTTTCAACTACGGTCGTCTGCATGCCAAGACGAACCCCGGCGAGCCTGGTCGCGAGAGCTCCGATGTcatggatgatatcgagAAGCACGCTTGTCCCGGCGCCGGAGCTTGTGGTGGCATGTATACAGCCAACACCATGGCTACCGCTATCGAGGCCATGGGCCTTACTCTGCCTGGTTCATCATCGTACCCTGCCGAGTCTCCTGAGAAGCGTCGTGAGTGTGAGCGCGCTGCCCAGGTTATCCGAACTACCATGGAGAAGGACCTTCGTCCTCGCGATATCATGACCCGTGCCTCTTTCGAGAACGCTCTTGTCCTGACCATGATTCTCGGTGGTTCAACAAACGGTGTTCTTCACTTcctcgccatggccaacACCGCCGATGTTCCCCTGACCATTGACGACATCCAGCGTGCCAGTGACCGCACCCCCTTCCTCGCTGATCTCGCCCCCAGTGGAAAGTACTACATGGAGGATCTCTACAAGGTCGGCGGTACACCCTCCGTCATCAAGATGCTCGTCGCCCGTGGTCTTCTCGACGGTAGCATCATGACCATTACCGGCAAGACTCTCGCCGAGAACGTCGCGGACTGGCCTAGTCTGGACCCCGGCCAGGACATCATCCGTCCTCTTGAGAACCCCATCAAGGACTCTGGCCACATCCGCATCCTAAAGGGTAACTTTGCCCCCGGCGGCGCCGTCGCTAAGATCACTGGAAAGGAGGGTCTGTCCTTCACCGGCAAGGCCCGTGTCTtcaacaccgagaaggagctcaacgGCGCACTGAACCGAAGCGAGATCAAGCAGTCCGATGGTaacctcgtcgtcatcgtccgATACGAGGGCCCCAAGGGCGGTCCCGGTATGCCTGAACAGCTCAAGGCTTCTGCAGCCATCATGGGTGCCGGCCTCTCCAACCTGGCACTTGTCACCGACGGACGATACAGTGGTGCTTCTCACGGTTTCATCGTGGGCCACGTTGTGCCTGAGGCTATGGTCGGAGGTCCCATCGCTCTGGTCAAGGATGGAGACGAGATCACTATCGATGCGATTAACAACCGAATCGATGTCGACATCActgacgaggagatggagaagcgaAGGAGTGAGTGGAAGCCTCCTGCGCCCCGTGTTACGAGGGGTGTGTTGGCCAAGTATGCCCGCTTGGTCGGTGATGCTTCCCACGGTGCTGTAACAGATCAGTGGTAG
- a CDS encoding sorting nexin mvp-1 has product MSLFGSSPTEDIPALSPPGPARRGGSGLFDEESASKPSNSLFADDDDSQDSPWDMPTPRKQQSRADLIRSLLAGSDVPDSYIEIFDTVVREDGSGGQVTSGGIAKLFATARLGADAQARIMSLVAPGGGDIKLGRNEFNVLLALVGLAQEGEIISLDGVDERRKRLPQPKLAGLTAEPVLPPVAELSAKPPQTPPKDNPPQQQQTPPALPQPQPQPQPKQFRPTMEDPEDDPWGSPDMHKTHDHGPAKSNGAQRHNTNGHASFSQTPPRTVIDAPPLTHVASPPTTSPNSRKQPSTNSVTGPAGWGYFDGTNPTVGGFGESPTAAAVQNPFATGPTATPNMQPPPGLPHHASSGRVSRGAEEKVTVTLMPEKEGVFMFQHHNYEISSVRRGSKVIRRYSDFVWLLDCLHKRYPFRILPLLPPKRVGVNGSHLSNDGAFIEKRRRGLARFLNALIRHPVLNQEQLVVMFLTVPTHQELSVWRKQATISVQDEFTDRALPPGLEDSLPAELEDLFSRTRSGVKRSAELYINTCHIMDRLVKRTEGVAADHARIAMSLASLTETSEDTYSTDTNEVPLLNDGLVAMSKHLRTCQALMEDESRGWDEGVLEDLKRQRDALVSVRELFERRERLDKDNIPYLERRIQTNEGKLTSLRAKPEGMVKAGEIDRIAENIIKDKESIVQQHNRSIFVKECIRDELSTFQSTQYLVSRWNQDWAGERVKYAEMLADNWRRLLDELEGMPLGD; this is encoded by the exons ATGTCGCTGTTTGGTTCATCACCAACTGAGGACATTCCGGCCCTGAGCCCGCCTGGTCCTGCTCGACGTGGTGGTTCTGGGCTCTTTGATGAAGAGTCCGCATCCAAACCATCCAACAGTCTCTTCgctgacgatgacgactCCCAAGATTCGCCTTGGGATATGCCTACGCCGCGCAAGCAACAGAGCCGTGCCGACCTCATCCGCAGCCTCCTCGCCGGCAGCGACGTGCCCGACAGCTATATCGAAATCTTCGATACAGTAGTGCGCGAAGATGGAAGCGGGGGTCAGGTCACCTCTGGAGGTATCGCAAAGCTCTTCGCTACAGCCAGACTCGGAGCCGACGCTCAAGCTCGCATCATGTCCTTGGTCGCTCCGGGTGGCGGGGATATCAAGCTAGGTCGAAACGAGTTCAATGTGCTACTGGCCCTGGTCGGCCTGGCGCAAGAGGGTGAAATCATAagtcttgatggtgttgacgaGCGACGAAAAC GCCTTCCGCAACCCAAGCTCGCAGGTCTCACTGCAGAGCCCGTCCTACCTCCAGTTGCTGAACTTTCTGCGAAACCGCCTCAGACGCCTCCCAAAGATaatcctcctcaacaacagcaaacTCCCCCCGCGCTGCCGCAGCCACAGCCGCAACCTCAACCTAAGCAATTTCGTCCAACCATGGAAGACCCCGAAGACGACCCATGGGGTAGCCCCGATATGCACAAGACCCACGATCACGGTCCAGCCAAATCCAATGGTGCCCAGCGTCACAACACGAATGGCCATGCCAGCTTCAGCCAAACACCTCCAAGAACAGTAATCGATGCTCCTCCTCTGACCCACGTCGCGTCGCCTCCCACGACCTCGCCGAATAGTCGTAAACAGCCCAGCACCAACTCAGTAACAGGACCTGCTGGATGGGGATACTTTGATGGAACCAATCCCACCGTAGGCGGCTTTGGCGAATCTCCAACTGCTGCCGCTGTTCAGAATCCATTCGCCACTGGCCCTACAGCGACCCCCAATATGCAGCCCCCTCCAGGTCTTCCGCACCATGCGAGTAGCGGTAGAGTCAGTCGTGGCGCGGAAGAGAAAGTTACTGTCACTCTTATGCCAGAGAAGGAGGGAGTATTTATGTTCCAGCATCATAACTACGAAATCTCAAGTGTGAGACGTGGCAGTAAGGTTATTCGCAGATACAGCGACTTTGTTTGGTTGTTGGATTGTCTGCACAAGAGATATCCATTCCGTATCTTGCCGCTACTTCCACCCAAGCGTGTAGGCGTAAATGGCAGCCATCTGTCCAACGATGGCGCTTTCATCGAGAAGCGAAGAAGGGGTCTGGCACGATTCTTGAACGCCCTCATTAGACATCCAGTTCTTAACCAAGAACAGCTTGTTGTCATGTTCTTGACTGTTCCAACA CATCAGGAACTGTCTGTGTGGCGCAAGCAAGCTACTATTTCTGTTCAGGATGAATTTACCGATCGAGCACTGCCACCTGGTCTGGAGGATTCTCTGCCAGCTGAACTCGAAGATTTGTTCTCCCGAACACGCAGTGGCGTCAAGCGTTCCGCCGAGCTGTATATTAACACTTGCCACATCATGGACCGTCTTGTTAAGCGAACAGAGGGTGTGGCAGCAGACCATGCCCGTATCGCCATGTCTCTGGCTTCGCTTACCGAAACTTCCGAAGATACATACTCAACAGACACCAACGAAGTTCCTTTACTCAATGATGGACTTGTCGCCATGAGCAAGCACCTTAGAACCTGCCAGGCCTTGATGGAGGACGAGAGCCGTGGTTGGGATGAAGGTGTGCTAGAAGATCTTAAGCGCCAACGAGATGCTCTTGTGAGCGTACGGGAGTTGTTCGAGCGACGGGAAAGACTCGATAAAGACAATATCCCCTATTTGGAGCGAAGAATTCAAACCAACGAAGGCAAACTTACTAGTCTGAGAGCCAAGCCAGAAGGTATGGTCAAGGCTGGCGAGATCGATCGTATAGCagaaaacatcatcaag GACAAGGAATCCATTGTCCAGCAACACAACCGCTCCATTTTTGTCAAGGAGTGTATCCGCGACGAACTCAGCACCTTCCAGTCAACACAGTACCTCGTGAGCCGATGGAACCAGGACTGGGCCGGCGAGCGCGTCAAGTATGCAGAGATGCTCGCCGACAACTGGCGACGTTTGCTCGATGAACTCGAGGGCATGCCGCTGGGTGACTAG